The region ATCCAAGCGCCAAACGAAATTCCCGCGATCCAGCAGGAACGAGCTTCGGGATTGATCGACTGCGCCCAATCGAGGGCCGCCGCAGCGTCCGATAGTTCACCTTGGCCGTGATCGAAACCGCCTTGTGACCGTCCAACACCGCGAAAATTGAACCGCAGCACGGAAAACCCACGCTCAGCGAAAGTATAATAGAGATTGTAGACGATTTGATTGTTCATCGTCCCGCCGAACTGCGGGTGCGGGTGAAGGATGATCGCCAACGGCGCCCCCCGCACGGGAGAGGGTTGAAACCGGCCCTCAATGCGGCCGGAAGGACCATTGAACATCACCTCGGGCATTCGTACTCCACTGTGACTGAACGGCTGCCAGGCAGCCGAAATGGCGGAAGCGGATATCGATCCGCGATTGGAGAAGGCAGCGCGTCAAAGTGTAGACGTGCTCTCAATTAGTTGGTTCCTCGTGTGAACTTATCCAAATTGCCCGCAACTCATTTTTTTAAATGGCCGATATCTCACGGTGTCAAACCTATGATTGCCACGAGGAACTTGACTTGCGTGCCAAGCGGGACCTAAGTCAAAAAAGCACCCGGTGCGAGGAACACGAGCGGTGGGCAGCTCGCGAAAACCGGCATTCTGGGAAACCATCGGGCCTTCTAGCACGTATCCCCCGCCGGAATGCAAGCGCTTTCGGAATGCTGGGGAGCCTTGGCTTTGAGGCCCGCCCGGCCGCTTAATTTCAAAAGGTTATGGAGTTCTCGTGTCGCGCGCTCGCGTCTACCTCGACTATAACGCCACGGCGCCACTACATCCGGCGGCGCGCGCGGCCATGGGCGCGGCCTTCGACCTTTGTGGAAACGCCTCGTCCGTACATGCCGAGGGGCGGGCAGCGCGGGCTTTGATCGAAGCCGCCCGCGCCGAAGTGGCGGCTTACGCGGGAACTGCGCCCAAAAATATCGTTTTCACATCTGGTGGAACCGAAGCGCTCAATCTGGCGCTCACGCCACACGTTGAAACGTCCAGCGATAAGGCAAAACCATTCGATTTGCTCCTGACGGGGGCCGGAGAACACCTAGCGGTGCTTGCGGGGCACCGTTTCGCGCCTAGCCAACTTGAACGTGTCAGTTTAACACCCGAGGGCGAACTCAACCTCGAGGCGCTCGGCGAGGCGCTGGAACGTGCCCGCTTGGCAGGGAGACGGGTGATGTTCGCCCTGCAAGCGGCCAATAACGAGACCGGCGTCATTCAGCCGGTCACCGTGGCAGCGGACATGGTCCATGCAGCGGGCGGACTTGTCATCTGCGACGCGGTCCAGGCGGCAGGTAGAATCGCTTGCGATCTCGGCAGTTTGAAAGCGGACGCGGTCGTCTTTTCGGCGCATAAATTTGGTGGCCCGAAGGGCGCAGGGGCGCTTTGTTTTGGCCCGGATGGCTACCATATAAAAGACCTGCTCCTGCGCGGCGGCGGTCAGGAGCGGGGGCTGCGTGCGGGAACCGAAAATATCCCCGCGATTGCCGGAATGGGCGCGGTTCTCGCGGCGACAAAGGCGCGGATAGCCGAGCAAGCTACAGCATTGGCGCTCTTGCGGGACGAAATGGAGACGAGAATCGCGCATGCCTTGCCAAATGTTGTGTTTTACGGCGCCAGCGCGAAACGGCTACCCAATACCTCCTGCTTCGCGCTGCCCACGCTCGAAGCGCAAGTCTTGCTTATCGCTTTGGATATGGAGGGTTTTGCGGTATCATCGGGGTCAGCTTGTTCGTCGGGGAAGGTCAAACGGTCACATGTCCTGAGCGCGATGGGCGTTGATCCTGATCTGGCGATGGGCGCCATCAGGGTCAGTCTGGGGTGGGAGTCGCGGCCGGAGGATTGCGTTTCCTTCGTCGAGGCGCTGGCCAAGACGGTGCGAAGGATCGAGGCAAGGCGGGATAGACCGGCAGCGTAATAGCAAGGCCATTCCCCTTTCCGGTACATAGAGCAAAGTACGGGACAAGGCACCCTTGGAAATTAAGCAACGCTATGAGATAGGTTACAATATAATACAAGAAGGTACCTGAACCAGCGGTCCTTGAAACCGCCAAGGTTAGGAGAATGGCATGGCTGCGGTCCAAGAGACCGTCGATCGCGTGAAAGCGATCGACGTGAGCGAATACAAATATGGATATTCTTTCGATATTGAGTCCGACAAGGCGCCAAAGGGCCTCAGCGAAGAAACCGTCCACTTCATTTCCGCGAAAAAGAACGAGCCGGCCTGGCTGACGGAATGGCGGCTGGGCGCTTACCGGCGCTGGTTGACGATGGCTGAACCGCACTGGGCGCGGGTCGAGTTTCCAAAGATCGATTACCAGGACATTTACTATTATTCGGCGCCCAAGACGGCGGCCGGCCCGAAGTCCCTCGACGAGGTGGATCCCGAGCTTCTCAAAGTTTATGCGAAGCTTGGAATTCCCTTGCGCGAACAAGAAGCCCTCGCCGGGATAAGTCCGGAACGCCGGATCGCCGTCGATGCGGTGTTCGATTCCGTCTCAGTGGTCACGACCTTCAAGGAAGAACTCGCCAAGGCCGGAGTGATCTTCTGTCCCATTTCGGAAGCTGTGCATTCGCATCCCGAACTTGTGCAAAAATATCTCGGATCGGTTGTGCCAACAACGGACAATTACTATGCGACGCTGAACAGCGCCGTATTTTCCGACGGCTCATTCGTCTATGTCCCACCGGGCGTCCGCTGCCCAATGGAACTTTCGACCTATTTCCGGATCAACGAACAAAACAGCGGGCAGTTTGAACGTACGCTCATCATCGCCGACAAGGGCAGTTATGTGTCCTATCTCGAAGGCTGCACGGCGCCCAAGCGTGACGAAAATCAACTGCACGCGGCCGTCGTCGAACTCATTGCGCTTGACGATGCCGAGATCAAATACTCGACCGTGCAGAACTGGTATCCCGGCGATGCCGAAGGTAAGGGCGGCATTTACAATTTCGTCACCAAACGCGGCGATTGCCGTGGCGCCAATTCCAAGATTTCCTGGACGCAGGTGGAGACAGGATCGGCGATCACCTGGAAATATCCATCTTGCATTCTGCGGGGGGATAATTCGCGGGGCGAATTCTATTCGATCGCCATTTCCAATGGCCGGCAGCAGGTCGATTCCGGCACTAAGATGATCCATCTCGGCAAGAACACAACGAGCCGTGTCATCTCGAAGGGAATTTCCGCGGGCCGCTCGCAAAACACCTATCGCGGGCTCATCTCCGCCCATCGGAAGGCAACCGGCGCACGCAATTTCACCAATTGTGATTCGCTTCTGATCGGCAATTCCTGCGGTGCCCACACCGTGCCTTACATCGAATCGAAAAATCCCAGCGCGCAATTCGAACATGAGGCGACAACCTCGAAAATCTCCGAGGACCAGCTGTTCTATTGCATGCAGCGCGGGCTTTCGGGTGAGGAAGCGACGGCTCTGATCGTCAATGGCTTTGTTCGCGATGTCCTGCAACAGCTGCCGATGGAATTCGCGGTGGAAGCACAGAAATTGATCGCCATTTCGTTAGAAGGAAGCGTCGGCTGATCGCCCATGCAAGGTGATTCTGCCGGGCCATCGCACCCGTCTCGAAACCTCGAAGAGCTGGACTGGCAGCGTCGCGGAGATGGATCGCGGACAGGCCAAATTTCTTAGGGTCCGACATCGTTAACTGAGGATGAACCAACCGTGCTGGAAGTAAAAAACCTCAGCGTTTCTATCAATGGGCGCATAATCCTTGATGATCTCAGTCTTGTTGTCCGAGATGGGGAAATTGCCGCGCTGATGGGACCAAATGGGAGCGGCAAATCGACGTTGTCCTATGTCCTGGCCGGCCGCAAGGATTACACCGTCGAGACGGGCGACATTTTGCTGAATGGCGAAAGCCTCTTAGACCTCGAGCCGGATATCCGCGCCGCCAAAGGTTTATTCCTCGCCTTCCAGTATCCTATCGAAATTCCCGGTGTCGCGACGCTGACGTTTCTCAAGGCGGCGTTGAATGCGCAACGCAGAGGCCGCGGGCAAGATGAGCTTTCCACACCGGATTTCATGAAAAAGGTCAGGGTATCGGCGAGTAAGCTACAAATCAGCCAGGACATGCTAAAGCGCGCGCTCAATGTCGGTTTTTCCGGGGGCGAAAAAAAGCGCATGGATATTCTCCAAATGGCGCTGCTTGAGCCGTCATTCGCCATTCTCGACGAAACCGATTCCGGCCTCGACATCGATGCCTTGCGCGTGGTCGCCGATGGCGTCAATGCGCTGCGCACGATCAACCGCGGTTTTCTTGTCATCACCCATTATCAGCGGCTACTCGACTATGTCGTACCGGACACCGTGCATGTGATGGCGCAAGGCCGGATCATGCGCAGCGGCGGCAAGGAACTCGCGCTTGAGCTCGAGAAGAGCGGTTATCGCGATTACAACGTTGAGCCGGTGGTTGCCTAGAAGGTCAGGGTTCGCATGAGCGCCGAAATTATCCCCGCGAGAACGCCAGCCGAGGTTTTCCTGGCCAGCGCGTTCGAACGTTCCAAGGCCACGCTGCCCGGCAACGCCAAGGTGGCGAAATGGCGCGAAGATACGTTTCGACGCTTTTATGCGGCGGGACTGCCGCACCGGCGTATAGAGGCCTGGCACTATACCGATTTGCGGTCGCTGATGCGCGAAGCTCTGCCAGTCGCCACGCCGCCGGATGAAACGGCCATCGCCGCGCTACGCGAAACCTTTGCGGCGGATGCTCCGGCGCTGCGTCTGGTTCTGGTTGACGGATTTTTCGCCGGCGGATTGTCCACCCCGATGCCAGATGGAATAAGGGTTGCTTCCCTTGCGTCCGTGTTGTCAGAGGGGCGACTCGAACTGATCGCGCTGTTGGCTTCGCAAGATCTCGGCGGCGAGGATCCCATCGTCGCCTTGAACGCGGCTCTGATGCAGGATGGCATCATTATCGAGGTGGCGGACGGAACGCAGGTCGCCGAGCCTATCCATCTTATTCATGTGACGGCTTCGCCGACAGCCGCGGCGCATTTCTCCCGCTCGGCCGTGATCGTCGGAGCGGGCGCCGCGATCCGTCTCGCGGAATCATGCCATTCAGCGAGCCCTGTTGCTAAAGCCTGTGCCAGTCAAGTCAACGCCTGCCTGACCGTATCGGTCGGCGATAATGCGCGACTCGCGCATACCGCGATGGTAACCGGACACTCCCCGCATGGAGTGCGGCTCGAAACCATGCTGGCGCGAGTCGGCCAAAGAGCAAAATTCGACAGCTTCGCCCTTGTGTCCGGCATTGGTCTCGTCCGCCGCCAGACGTTCCTGCGTTTCGAAGGCGCCGGTGCCGAAGCCTCGTTTGGGGGCGCATCCCTGCTCGGCGGCCGTGAACATGCCGACACAACCTTGCTCGTCGAGCACATGGCGCCCGCCTGCCGGAGCCGTGAGACCTACAAATATATTCTCGACGAGGAGGCAACTGGCATCTTTCAGGGCAAGATTCACGTCGCGCCGAAGGCACAAAAAACCGACGGCAAGATGCTTTCAAGAGCCGTGCTTTTGTCGGACATGGCCGCCATGAACAACAAGCCGGAACTAGAAATCTTTGCCGATGACGTTGTCTGCGGCCACGGCGCCACATGCGGCGGTCTGGACGCTGATCAATTGTTCTACCTGCAAACGAGAGGCTTGCCTCTTCCCGAGGCTGAAGCGCTGCTTTTGGAAGCCTTCGCGGGAGAATTGATCGATGGCATCGGCGATGATGGATTGATCCATGAGTTCCGCGGCCAGCTTCGAATCTGGCTTGCTGCCCGGCGTCATGCAGCGAAAGCGGCTAATGACCAGATGGAGCGCGCATGAACAAACATATGGGCATGGACGCGCCGCTCGATGTCGCTCGCCTGCGCGAGGATTTTCCAATACTTTCCACGACGGTTCATGGCAAACCGCTGGTTTATCTCGACAATGCCGCGTCGGCGCAAAAGCCACGGGAAGTCGTCGACCGGATGGTTCACGCGACCTACCACGAATACGCCAATGTGCATCGCGGCTTGCATCATCTCGCCAATGCCGCGACGGAAGCCTATGAGACAGCGCGGGAAAGCGTGCGGACCTTTCTCAACGCCGGCTCCGTGAATGAAATCATTTTCACGAAATCGGCGACCGAGGCGATCAATCTGGTCGCGGCCTCCTTTGGCGAAGCCTTCATCAAAGAGGGCGACGAGATCGTCTTGTCCATCATGGAACACCACGCCAATATCGTGCCTTGGCATTTTTTACGGGAGCGCAAGGGCGCCGTCCTAAAATGGGTGAACGTCGATGACGATGGAAATTTTCTCCTCGACCAGTTCAAACAGGCGTTGACCGCCAGGACCAAGATCGTCGCCTTAACCCATATGTCAAATGTGCTCGGCACCGTGACCCCAGTCAAGAAAATCGCCGGAATTGCGCATGCGCGCGGTATTCCCGTCTTGATCGATGGTTCGCAAGGCGCCGTCCATCTCGACGTTGACGTGGTTGACCTCGACGTCGATTTTTATTGCATCACCGGCCATAAACTCTATGGGCCGACCGGCGTCGGCGCGCTCTACGGAAAGGCGGAGTGGCTGGCGAAAATGCCTCCCTTCCTCGGCGGCGGCGAGATGATCGAGGAAGTCACCACGGATCGCGTGACTTATAATGAACCGCCACATCGGTTCGAAGCTGGCACCCCGCCCATCGTGCAAGCGATTGGGCTCGGCGCGGCCGCAAACTACCTTCGGCGGATCGGCCGCGACCGCATTCATGCACATGAAATGGCTTTGAGCGACTATGCGCATGAACGTTTGTCGCGGATCAATTCGCTGCGCATTTTCGGCCGCGCGAAGAGCAAAGGCGCTATTATTTCGTTCGACATGAAGGGGGCCCATCCGCATGACATTGGCACGGTGCTTGACCGCAGAGGCATCGCCGTGCGCGCCGGAACCCATTGCGCCCAGCCTCTCCTGGCGCGTTTCGGCGTTACCGCGACCTGCCGGGCCTCCTTCGCGCTCTACAACACCTTCGAGGAAGTCGATAAGCTCGCCGATGCCCTGATCAAAGCTGAAAGCCTATTTGTGTGACAAAAGAGGAACCGGATATGGCGGAAGCCCAATCCATCGAAACCCCTTCGATCGAAACCCGAGAAATGGTTGACCCGGAGTTCATGCCGAACCAGCCGCAGTGGCTCTTCGATCCGGCGGTGCCAGAAGAAGAGCGCGCGCGCTACACAAACGATATCGTCGCGGCCGTGAAGACGGTGTTCGATCCGGAAATTCCGTGCGACATCTATGAGCTTGGATTGATCTACAAAGTCGACATCGGTGACGATCGCCTGGTCAAGATCGACATGACCTTGACTGCACCCGGGTGCCCGGTTGCGGGCGAACTTGCGCGGTCGGTCGAGACGGCGGTTGGCGCTGTTCCTGGTGTGCTTGGCGTTTCTGTCTCGGTGGTCTTCGAACCGCCATGGGATCAGGGACGCATGTCGGACGAAGCGCGCGTTTCGCTCGATATGTTTTGAAGCAACTCGGGAACACTCCAGATGAGACCGTTACAGTGAGGAACCGCTTAGCCTTTCAGCATGGGATCGATCAATTTTGCCAAAGCGTCCGGATTCATCTCGCCGTTCTGCTTTTTCCCATTGATGAAAAACGTCGGCGTCGCATTGACGCCAAATTTTTCAGCCGCCTGATCATGCACCTTGGCGATCTTATTGTAGAGATCCTGGTTTTTGAGGCACGCCTCGAAACTTGTTTGGCTCATCCCGGTTTGCTTGACGAGATTGGCTAAGGCTTCCACCGGCTTGTCGGTGAACGCCCAGTTTTTTTGTTGCGCAAAGAGAAGTTCGACGATGGCATTTCTCTTGTCGTCACCTGCACAGCGGGCCACCATGAAACCGGCGGCCGCCAATGGGTCAAGCGGGAATTCACGCAAGATAAAGCGCACTTTGCCAGTATCGATATATTTGCTTTTCAATTCGGGAAAGGTCGTTGCGTAAAAAGCCGCGCAATGGCTACACGTCATCGACGCATATTCAACGATTGTGACCGGCGCGCTGCTGGAGCCAAGCGCAATATCGGGTAACGCTTCGGCGGCCATCAGTTCGTTGACAGGTACACCCGCAGCTTCCGCCCTGACAGAAGCTGGTGGATTGCCGATGACAAATAGACCCGCGATCGTCAAAGCCGTTGCGGCGGCCGTTTCGAGCAGGCCACGATGGCCTCTCAGGACTGTCTTGGCAGATTTCGGCGAACGCATGACGTCGGCTCCCTAGGCGGCGGCGCGCAGCTTTGCCTGAATACCTGGTGGTAAGGCAAGACAATTATTGTTTTGGCGGGTGGACATACCGCCGCGCTCGCATGCCTGGGCATATTAACCAAATTCGCCAGCGCGCCAAAGCGCAAATCGCCACGGAACCATTGACAGCTTAACAACCGTCCGGCATCGACTTGCCCCGCAACCGCCGCGTTGACAGAAATTGTATCCGCCCCTAGGTTGCACTTTCCCCCTTGCGCCCGGCTCATGCGCGTCTTTCTATCCTCGGCGGCATGCCTGAGCCAATGATCGAATCTCAAGAGGCAGGACATGAGCAGCGCGATCCACGCTCCCGTTAGCCGGCCGGTTCCGATCCCGATCGGGGAAATTCTCCCATGGGCGGCGTTCGCCGGTATCCTGGCTCTCCTCGCCATCTATTTCATCGGCGCCGAGCAAGGCGCGACTGCGCTGATGTCTGGCCATTATCTGCACGAATTCGTGCACGACGGACGCCACATCATGGCCTTTCCTTGTCACTAGTTTGTGCTCGCAAGATGAATCGCCCGCGATCTTTATCGTCCCGTTTTGCAGTGCGATATCATCCAAAGGAACTGCAACGTTTTTGGATCATGCTCTAATGGTGTGGGCACGTGGTTAGTGGTCTGCTTTTGCGGGGGCTCCTCGCGGGGTTCCTCGCGGGGCTGATTGCGGCGGTCTTTTCGGGCTTTGCCGGCGAGCCTTCCATCGAACGCGCGATTGCCTATGAAAGCGCTGCGGAGCAGGCTGCTGGACTTATCCCCGAGCCGGAAATCGTCAGCCGGAGCACTCAGCGCGGCGCCGGTCTTTTGACCGCGAGCGCCATTTATGGTGCCGCGTTAGGCGGCTTGTTCAGCCTGGTTTTCGCTTTCGCTTACCAGCGAATTGGAGATTTGGACCCGCGCACCCTGTCGGCCTTATTCGCGCTTGCCGGGTTTATCGCACTCGTGCTCGTGCCGGAGCTGAAATACCCGGCCAACCCGCCGGCGATCGGCGAGGCGGCGACGATCGGCGCCCGCACAGCGCTCTATTTCGCCATGCTCGCCATTTCTCTTCTTGCAATGATCCTCGCCGTGACACTCGCCCCTTATCTCACGGCGTGGCTCGGCGCCTGGAATGGCACTCTGCTCGCCGCCGCCGTCTTCGCTGGGTTGGCGGGCCTCGCCGCCCTTGCACTGCCGCCTATCGATGAGGTTCCAAGCGATTTTCCGGCAAATGTCCTATGGAATTTCCGCCTGGCATCAATTGGCGCGCGCGCGCTCCTTTGGGGCACGCTCGGATTGGCGTTTGGCGGCATGACGCAAATTTGGCTGCGCGGCGTAAAGCCGTATTCGGCGTAACCTTTTTCATGGACGAGGTGAAGCCGCATGCGCCGTGACTCCATTGCTTCCGTTGGCCATCATTTTTTCATCGGGCTCAAGCCTTCGCCGGTTCTTGACGCGCAAGACCGCGCGCTTTTGGCTGAACTGCAGCCCGCCGGCGTCATCCTGTTCAAGAGCAATTTCCGGCATGATCTCCCCTACGAAGCGTGGCTCGAAATCCATGCCCGGCTGATCAACGATATTCGCGCCGCAACCGGGCGCCCGCACATGTGGATCGGGATTGACCATGAAGGCGGCCGCGTCTGCCGGACACCGCTGCCGATTACCCGCTTTGACTATGCGGTACACTTAGCGCACCAATCGGCGAAAGTCGGCGCCGCGATGGGACGCGAACTCGCCTCGCTCGGCATCAACCTCGATTTCGCGCCGGTGCTCGATATTCATACGAATCCCGCCAATCCGGTGATCGGCCCACGGGCTTTTGGACCCACTCCTGATGCTGTGATTGCCGCCGCCCTCCCCTTCATCGAGGCTCTGCAAAATGAAAATGTCCTGGCCTGCGGCAAGCATTTTCCGGGGCATGGCGACACCAGCATCGATTCTCATCTGGGTTTGCCCTCTCAGCCGCTGGACCTCAATGCCTTGCGGGCGCGCGAGCTAAAGCCGTTCGCGAGTGCGATCAAAGCTGGGCTTTCGATGATCATGACGTCGCATATTCTCTATCCTGCGGTCGATCCGGTGTCACCAGTCACCCTATCGCGCCGGTTCCTCACCGGAATTCTCCGTGAGGAGCTCGGCTTTGAAGGTGTCGCCATCTCCGACGATATCGGGATGGGCGCGATGAAGGGCGTTTTCGACGACCCGGAGTCCGCGGTGCGTTTGATCTCGGCTGGGAGCGACATGGTGATGGTTTGCGCGCATTTCACTGATTCGAGCCGCGCCAGGGGGTTCGCGGAAGCAATCGTCGCGGCGAGAGACCAGGGACGCTTGGACTCGGACATTTTGGCGCGCTCTAAGGCCCGCGTCGAAAACTTGCTGAGCCGCGCGGCAACCAACGACGTGCACCCGCTGCCCGAAAACACTTTTCGCGCGCATGCCGGGATCGCTAAGCTCTATGAAGCCGAAACCGTCGAGGTGGTTTAGCCGCCCTGCCCTGCCCCGCCAGGGAGCAATCCTTGCGCCACACCTAGTTGACCCCGGCTGCCGAAAACCGGGAATTACGTGCGATCGTCCTTATCTCGCCCCGCCAGAGGGAAGAAAACAAGAGTACTCAGCTCCAAAAAATCGTACCAAATTGTTTGGCGATGTTACACTTGACATACCTACTCCCATAATGTAGTGTTTTGGCCATAGGAGTTTTACTGCCATGGTCAATCCCGTTCTTTCTGCCCCACAGTTCCAAGACGAGGAAGGCGCTTTCGCTTATGTCGAAAGCCGTCTTTGGCCGCATGGTCCGGCTTGCCCGCATTGCGGCAATGCCAATGGGAAACGCATTCGCAAGATGGCTGGCAAAACTACCCGCCGTGGCCTTTACAAATGCTATGAATGCCGCAAGCCATTTACCGTTCGCATGGGGACCATTTTTGAGTCCTCGCATTTGCCCCTGCATCTCTGGTTGCAAGTCATCCATTTGATGTGCGCCAGCAAAAAAGGCATTGCGACCCGCCAAATTCAGCGGATGCTCGTTTGCAGCATGAAAACCGCATGGTTTCTCACTCATAGAATTAGAAAAGCTATGCGTGACGGTTCTCTAGCTCCCATGGGCGGCGTTGGCGGAATTGTCGAGTCCGACGAAACTTTTATCGGGCGCAAAGACGGAACCATTAAGCGCCGTGGTCATGGCCATAAGAATGCTGTCTTATCTCTCGTTGACCGCAAGAGCGGGAAAGTCCGATCATTTTATATCGATGGCACCAGCGCTGCCGATGTTATGCCGATCATCCGCAAGAATGTCGCGAAAGAAACCGCGATGATGACTGATGAAGGCGGCCACTATAGTCGCCTAGGATCTGATTTCCAGAGCCATGAAACTGTGAACCATAAGGCCGATGAATATGTGCGCTATGACGGTGATCGCCTCATCACCACCAACACCGGCGAAAACTATTTCAGCGTCTTTAAAAGGGGCATGAAAGGAGTTTATCAGCATTGCTCTGAAAAACACCTACATCGCTATCTTGCCGAGTTCGATTTTCGCTATTCGACTGCCCAGGAATTGCATGGCTTAAAGGCGAAATTGGATTTTTGGTCTTGGCAACAATTGTCACACGCCCAGGCCAAATCTAACTCGCTCCAAGCTGTCGTCTCTCATCAGCTCGCAGGAGGCGAGGTTCTAACCGATCCTCTTGATACTGATGTTTTACTGTCATTGACAGCTCCAACCGGTGAGAAAATTACATATCGATTACCCAAGGCCGAATCTCGTAAGATTGCAGAAGAAATTTTGTCGTTGCCGAGCGTCAAAACAAATTCGGAGGATCTAAATTGAAATCTAAGAAAGCCTTGGAAGATAAGCCAAAGCTTACAGACGCGGATCGCCATAAGCGATTCATAGATATGGCGCATGAAGTTGGTGCATCTGAAGACCCGAAGGAGTTTGATCGAGCGTTCGAGAAGGTCATTCGGAATCCCCCTTCTCCGAAGGAGGATAGGAAGCCGCATACAAAAGATTGACCCAGCTCACATTCTTGGCGATCACATGCCGGACATAAGGCGGTATTAGCT is a window of Methylocapsa sp. D3K7 DNA encoding:
- a CDS encoding cysteine desulfurase family protein, with product MSRARVYLDYNATAPLHPAARAAMGAAFDLCGNASSVHAEGRAARALIEAARAEVAAYAGTAPKNIVFTSGGTEALNLALTPHVETSSDKAKPFDLLLTGAGEHLAVLAGHRFAPSQLERVSLTPEGELNLEALGEALERARLAGRRVMFALQAANNETGVIQPVTVAADMVHAAGGLVICDAVQAAGRIACDLGSLKADAVVFSAHKFGGPKGAGALCFGPDGYHIKDLLLRGGGQERGLRAGTENIPAIAGMGAVLAATKARIAEQATALALLRDEMETRIAHALPNVVFYGASAKRLPNTSCFALPTLEAQVLLIALDMEGFAVSSGSACSSGKVKRSHVLSAMGVDPDLAMGAIRVSLGWESRPEDCVSFVEALAKTVRRIEARRDRPAA
- the sufB gene encoding Fe-S cluster assembly protein SufB, with product MAAVQETVDRVKAIDVSEYKYGYSFDIESDKAPKGLSEETVHFISAKKNEPAWLTEWRLGAYRRWLTMAEPHWARVEFPKIDYQDIYYYSAPKTAAGPKSLDEVDPELLKVYAKLGIPLREQEALAGISPERRIAVDAVFDSVSVVTTFKEELAKAGVIFCPISEAVHSHPELVQKYLGSVVPTTDNYYATLNSAVFSDGSFVYVPPGVRCPMELSTYFRINEQNSGQFERTLIIADKGSYVSYLEGCTAPKRDENQLHAAVVELIALDDAEIKYSTVQNWYPGDAEGKGGIYNFVTKRGDCRGANSKISWTQVETGSAITWKYPSCILRGDNSRGEFYSIAISNGRQQVDSGTKMIHLGKNTTSRVISKGISAGRSQNTYRGLISAHRKATGARNFTNCDSLLIGNSCGAHTVPYIESKNPSAQFEHEATTSKISEDQLFYCMQRGLSGEEATALIVNGFVRDVLQQLPMEFAVEAQKLIAISLEGSVG
- the sufC gene encoding Fe-S cluster assembly ATPase SufC, with the protein product MLEVKNLSVSINGRIILDDLSLVVRDGEIAALMGPNGSGKSTLSYVLAGRKDYTVETGDILLNGESLLDLEPDIRAAKGLFLAFQYPIEIPGVATLTFLKAALNAQRRGRGQDELSTPDFMKKVRVSASKLQISQDMLKRALNVGFSGGEKKRMDILQMALLEPSFAILDETDSGLDIDALRVVADGVNALRTINRGFLVITHYQRLLDYVVPDTVHVMAQGRIMRSGGKELALELEKSGYRDYNVEPVVA
- the sufD gene encoding Fe-S cluster assembly protein SufD, giving the protein MSAEIIPARTPAEVFLASAFERSKATLPGNAKVAKWREDTFRRFYAAGLPHRRIEAWHYTDLRSLMREALPVATPPDETAIAALRETFAADAPALRLVLVDGFFAGGLSTPMPDGIRVASLASVLSEGRLELIALLASQDLGGEDPIVALNAALMQDGIIIEVADGTQVAEPIHLIHVTASPTAAAHFSRSAVIVGAGAAIRLAESCHSASPVAKACASQVNACLTVSVGDNARLAHTAMVTGHSPHGVRLETMLARVGQRAKFDSFALVSGIGLVRRQTFLRFEGAGAEASFGGASLLGGREHADTTLLVEHMAPACRSRETYKYILDEEATGIFQGKIHVAPKAQKTDGKMLSRAVLLSDMAAMNNKPELEIFADDVVCGHGATCGGLDADQLFYLQTRGLPLPEAEALLLEAFAGELIDGIGDDGLIHEFRGQLRIWLAARRHAAKAANDQMERA
- a CDS encoding cysteine desulfurase, which encodes MNKHMGMDAPLDVARLREDFPILSTTVHGKPLVYLDNAASAQKPREVVDRMVHATYHEYANVHRGLHHLANAATEAYETARESVRTFLNAGSVNEIIFTKSATEAINLVAASFGEAFIKEGDEIVLSIMEHHANIVPWHFLRERKGAVLKWVNVDDDGNFLLDQFKQALTARTKIVALTHMSNVLGTVTPVKKIAGIAHARGIPVLIDGSQGAVHLDVDVVDLDVDFYCITGHKLYGPTGVGALYGKAEWLAKMPPFLGGGEMIEEVTTDRVTYNEPPHRFEAGTPPIVQAIGLGAAANYLRRIGRDRIHAHEMALSDYAHERLSRINSLRIFGRAKSKGAIISFDMKGAHPHDIGTVLDRRGIAVRAGTHCAQPLLARFGVTATCRASFALYNTFEEVDKLADALIKAESLFV
- a CDS encoding iron-sulfur cluster assembly protein; protein product: MVDPEFMPNQPQWLFDPAVPEEERARYTNDIVAAVKTVFDPEIPCDIYELGLIYKVDIGDDRLVKIDMTLTAPGCPVAGELARSVETAVGAVPGVLGVSVSVVFEPPWDQGRMSDEARVSLDMF
- a CDS encoding DsbA family protein: MRSPKSAKTVLRGHRGLLETAAATALTIAGLFVIGNPPASVRAEAAGVPVNELMAAEALPDIALGSSSAPVTIVEYASMTCSHCAAFYATTFPELKSKYIDTGKVRFILREFPLDPLAAAGFMVARCAGDDKRNAIVELLFAQQKNWAFTDKPVEALANLVKQTGMSQTSFEACLKNQDLYNKIAKVHDQAAEKFGVNATPTFFINGKKQNGEMNPDALAKLIDPMLKG
- a CDS encoding CbtB-domain containing protein translates to MSSAIHAPVSRPVPIPIGEILPWAAFAGILALLAIYFIGAEQGATALMSGHYLHEFVHDGRHIMAFPCH
- a CDS encoding CbtA family protein — its product is MVSGLLLRGLLAGFLAGLIAAVFSGFAGEPSIERAIAYESAAEQAAGLIPEPEIVSRSTQRGAGLLTASAIYGAALGGLFSLVFAFAYQRIGDLDPRTLSALFALAGFIALVLVPELKYPANPPAIGEAATIGARTALYFAMLAISLLAMILAVTLAPYLTAWLGAWNGTLLAAAVFAGLAGLAALALPPIDEVPSDFPANVLWNFRLASIGARALLWGTLGLAFGGMTQIWLRGVKPYSA
- a CDS encoding glycoside hydrolase family 3 protein — its product is MRRDSIASVGHHFFIGLKPSPVLDAQDRALLAELQPAGVILFKSNFRHDLPYEAWLEIHARLINDIRAATGRPHMWIGIDHEGGRVCRTPLPITRFDYAVHLAHQSAKVGAAMGRELASLGINLDFAPVLDIHTNPANPVIGPRAFGPTPDAVIAAALPFIEALQNENVLACGKHFPGHGDTSIDSHLGLPSQPLDLNALRARELKPFASAIKAGLSMIMTSHILYPAVDPVSPVTLSRRFLTGILREELGFEGVAISDDIGMGAMKGVFDDPESAVRLISAGSDMVMVCAHFTDSSRARGFAEAIVAARDQGRLDSDILARSKARVENLLSRAATNDVHPLPENTFRAHAGIAKLYEAETVEVV